In Streptomyces sp. NBC_01707, a genomic segment contains:
- a CDS encoding FAD-dependent oxidoreductase yields the protein MPNPTILTVDDDPAVSRAVARDIRRQYGDRYRILRALSGRDALEALRELKLRGDPLALMLADYRMPQMNGIEFLEAAMDLFPLARRVLLTAYSDTEAAIDAINVVDLDHYLLKPWSPPEEHLYPVIDTLLDLWHATPDPGDMETRVVGHRWSAPSFTVRDFLTRNLVPYRWLLSDDPEGERLLTAAGLSAADVPLVVTPDGKTLVSPTERELAAQVGLSTVPASDFYDLVVVGGGPAGLGAAVYGASEGLRTVLVEQQATGGQAGQSSRIENYLGFPDGVSGSQLTERARRQALKFGAEILSAQQAVALEVAGSGRVLRLGPESTIAAHAVVLATGVSYRRLAAVGLEEFTGAGVFYGSAVTEAPSCSGEDVYIVGGANSAGQAAVYFSRYAQRVHVLIRQGDLSRSMSSYLIDQINCISNIDIHPWTEVVGAEGEGHLQQLSLRESRSGAVRTVPASWLFIFIGAEPHTEWLAGVVTRDERGFVVTGPDLVAGGERPAGWRLPRDPYHLESSVPGVFAAGDVRSSSVKRVASAVGEGAMAVALVHRYLEAQ from the coding sequence ATGCCGAACCCGACGATCCTGACTGTCGACGACGATCCGGCAGTCTCCCGGGCGGTCGCCCGCGACATCCGGCGGCAGTACGGCGACCGCTACCGCATCCTGCGCGCACTCTCCGGCCGCGATGCCCTGGAAGCACTGCGTGAGCTCAAGCTCCGTGGCGATCCGCTCGCGCTCATGCTCGCCGACTACCGCATGCCGCAGATGAACGGGATCGAGTTCCTCGAGGCCGCCATGGACCTCTTTCCGCTCGCCCGTCGCGTGCTGCTGACCGCCTACTCGGACACGGAAGCGGCCATCGACGCCATCAACGTCGTGGACCTCGATCACTATCTCCTCAAGCCCTGGAGCCCGCCGGAAGAGCATCTGTATCCCGTGATCGACACGCTGCTGGACCTGTGGCACGCCACGCCTGATCCAGGAGACATGGAGACCCGCGTGGTCGGGCACCGTTGGTCCGCTCCCTCCTTCACGGTCCGCGACTTCCTCACCCGCAATCTCGTCCCCTATCGGTGGTTGTTGTCCGACGATCCGGAGGGAGAGCGCCTACTGACTGCCGCGGGCCTCTCCGCGGCCGATGTACCGCTGGTTGTCACCCCGGACGGAAAGACGCTGGTCTCCCCCACCGAGCGGGAGCTCGCCGCGCAGGTCGGACTCAGTACCGTCCCGGCCTCGGATTTCTACGACCTGGTGGTGGTCGGTGGAGGGCCGGCCGGCCTGGGAGCCGCTGTCTACGGCGCTTCGGAGGGACTGCGTACGGTGCTGGTGGAGCAGCAGGCGACCGGCGGTCAGGCCGGTCAGAGCAGCCGTATCGAGAACTACCTCGGCTTCCCCGACGGCGTCTCCGGTTCCCAGCTGACCGAGCGGGCCCGCCGCCAGGCGCTGAAGTTCGGGGCGGAGATCCTCAGCGCGCAGCAGGCTGTCGCACTGGAGGTGGCGGGATCGGGCCGGGTGCTGCGCCTGGGTCCGGAGAGCACCATCGCCGCGCACGCCGTGGTCCTCGCCACCGGGGTGTCCTACCGGCGGCTGGCCGCCGTCGGGCTGGAGGAGTTCACGGGAGCGGGCGTCTTCTACGGGTCCGCCGTCACCGAGGCGCCCAGCTGCTCCGGGGAGGACGTGTACATCGTCGGCGGCGCCAACTCCGCAGGTCAGGCGGCTGTCTATTTCTCACGCTACGCACAGCGCGTTCACGTTCTCATCCGCCAAGGCGACCTGAGCCGTTCGATGTCCAGCTACCTGATCGACCAGATCAACTGCATCTCCAACATCGACATCCACCCGTGGACCGAGGTGGTCGGCGCGGAGGGCGAAGGACACCTGCAGCAGCTGTCCCTCCGTGAGAGCCGGTCCGGCGCCGTGCGCACCGTTCCCGCGTCGTGGCTGTTCATCTTCATCGGGGCCGAGCCGCATACGGAGTGGCTGGCGGGGGTGGTCACCCGTGATGAGCGGGGATTCGTGGTGACCGGCCCCGACCTGGTGGCCGGAGGGGAGCGGCCGGCCGGGTGGCGGCTGCCGAGGGATCCGTACCACCTGGAGTCGAGCGTGCCCGGTGTCTTCGCCGCGGGGGATGTGCGCTCCTCCTCGGTCAAACGTGTCGCGTCGGCCGTCGGCGAGGGAGCCATGGCCGTCGCGCTGGTGCATCGCTATCTGGAGGCGCAGTGA
- a CDS encoding cysteine desulfurase-like protein has product MAFDVDAVRAQIPALKSGSARFDAPGGTQTPQPVIDALVDALANPLANRGRTTEGERNAETIVAGARRALADLLGADPRGIVFGRSATQLTYDLSRALAKNWGPGDEVVVSRLDHDANIRPWIQAAEAAGATVRWADFDAATGELTPEHIAGVLSGNTRLVAVTAASNLIGTRPDIPAVADVVHRAGSLMHVDAVHYASHAAVDLSGLGADFLVCSPYKFLGPHLGVLAGRPEMLETLRPDKLLPSTDAVPERFELGTLPYELLAGAHAAVDFLAGLAPGADGTRRERLIAAFAAIEAHEDALRARIEQGLAALGGVTVHSRAARRTPTLLLTLADHSATAASQYLAEHGVDAPAGSFYALEASRRLGLGDEGGLRIGLAPYSSDEDVDRLLDALSGFLGTPPVTG; this is encoded by the coding sequence ATGGCCTTCGACGTCGACGCGGTCCGCGCGCAGATCCCCGCCCTCAAGTCCGGCTCTGCCCGCTTCGACGCTCCCGGCGGCACCCAGACGCCGCAACCGGTGATCGACGCCCTCGTGGATGCGCTGGCCAACCCACTCGCCAACCGGGGACGCACCACCGAGGGCGAGCGCAACGCGGAGACGATCGTGGCCGGCGCCCGCCGCGCACTGGCCGACCTGCTGGGCGCGGATCCGCGGGGCATCGTGTTCGGCCGCAGCGCCACTCAGCTCACCTACGACTTGTCCCGCGCCCTGGCCAAGAACTGGGGCCCTGGCGACGAGGTGGTCGTCAGCCGACTCGATCACGATGCCAACATCCGTCCCTGGATCCAGGCGGCAGAGGCCGCCGGCGCCACCGTCCGATGGGCAGACTTCGACGCGGCCACCGGCGAGCTGACGCCCGAGCACATCGCCGGGGTACTCTCCGGAAACACCCGTCTCGTGGCCGTCACCGCAGCGTCGAACCTCATCGGCACCCGCCCCGACATCCCCGCCGTCGCCGACGTGGTGCACCGGGCCGGTTCCCTGATGCACGTGGACGCTGTGCATTACGCCTCGCACGCCGCGGTCGACCTGTCCGGCCTGGGCGCGGACTTCCTGGTCTGCTCGCCGTACAAGTTCCTCGGCCCGCACCTGGGCGTGCTGGCAGGCCGTCCCGAAATGCTGGAGACGCTACGGCCGGACAAGCTGCTGCCCTCGACCGACGCGGTCCCCGAGCGCTTCGAGCTGGGCACCCTGCCGTACGAGCTGCTGGCCGGGGCCCACGCGGCGGTGGACTTCCTCGCCGGTCTCGCCCCAGGGGCCGACGGCACCCGCCGGGAACGGCTGATCGCCGCCTTCGCGGCGATCGAGGCCCACGAGGACGCTCTGCGGGCCCGCATCGAACAGGGGCTGGCCGCGCTCGGCGGCGTCACCGTGCACTCCCGGGCCGCCCGTCGCACCCCGACCCTGCTGCTCACCCTGGCGGACCACAGCGCGACCGCCGCCTCGCAGTACCTGGCGGAGCACGGTGTCGACGCTCCGGCCGGGTCCTTCTACGCACTGGAGGCCTCCCGCAGGCTCGGACTGGGCGACGAGGGCGGGCTGCGGATCGGCCTGGCCCCGTACAGCAGCGACGAGGACGTCGACCGGTTGCTGGACGCGCTGTCCGGCTTCCTCGGCACCCCGCCCGTCACGGGCTGA
- a CDS encoding transglycosylase SLT domain-containing protein, which produces MTKTKKISLGMVAAGAAVVAGTVVSAPAASAATPAQSGGNVDAWIKESLKVMHAKGIPGTYEGIRKNLMRESSGNPQAINNWDSNAMKGIPSKGLMQVIDPTFNAYHVAGTSTNIYDPVANITASANYAAHRYGSIDNVNSAY; this is translated from the coding sequence ATGACCAAGACCAAGAAGATCTCGCTGGGCATGGTCGCGGCCGGTGCCGCCGTCGTGGCCGGTACCGTCGTCAGCGCCCCGGCCGCCTCGGCCGCCACTCCCGCCCAGTCCGGCGGCAACGTCGACGCCTGGATCAAGGAGTCGCTGAAGGTCATGCACGCCAAGGGCATCCCGGGCACCTACGAGGGCATCCGCAAGAACCTGATGCGTGAGTCCTCGGGCAACCCCCAGGCCATCAACAACTGGGACTCCAACGCCATGAAGGGCATCCCCTCCAAGGGCCTGATGCAGGTCATCGACCCCACCTTCAACGCGTACCACGTCGCCGGCACCTCGACGAACATCTACGACCCGGTCGCCAACATCACGGCCTCCGCCAACTACGCCGCGCACCGCTACGGCTCGATCGACAACGTCAACTCGGCCTACTGA
- a CDS encoding ATP-binding protein, with amino-acid sequence MTTSAHLSPAQLRTLFLFEELSDEQLDWLAERGRAEQRPAGSVVYTEGERATCFFVLLSGAIALSRVLHGDEVEVIRTDQRGVYSGASRAYLGDRVEQRYPHTMRAVTDAEFFVLPADDFATAISTWFPMALHLLEGLFFGSRATNAIVNERERLLALASLSAGLTHELNNPAAAAVRATAALRERVTAMRHKLAMIADGRLDGSELHRLVELQDDAVRQAAAASGLPALAAADAEDTVGDWLEEHGVTEAWELAPTLVAAEISVPWLTSVADTIGEDNLGSTVRWLAYTIDAELLMGEIDDAVTRISGLVGAAQQYAQLDRAPQQTVDVHTLLDATLTMLRAKIPAGVEVVKDYDRELPPILAFGAELNQVWTNLIINAVDAMPAGGTLTIRTWREDAHLLVEVGDTGTGIPSDIRPRIFEPFFTTKPVGEGTGLGLDITYRIVVNKHHGDIRVSSQPGDTRFLVCLPIEPQDEGP; translated from the coding sequence GTGACCACGTCAGCACATCTGTCACCGGCACAGTTGCGGACTCTGTTCCTGTTCGAGGAGCTCAGCGACGAGCAGCTCGACTGGCTGGCGGAGCGCGGCCGTGCGGAGCAACGGCCTGCCGGGAGCGTGGTGTACACGGAGGGCGAGCGGGCCACATGCTTCTTCGTGCTGCTCAGCGGAGCGATCGCGCTCAGCCGTGTGCTGCACGGCGACGAGGTGGAGGTCATCCGCACCGATCAACGCGGTGTCTACAGCGGGGCGAGTCGCGCATACCTCGGGGACCGCGTCGAGCAGCGGTATCCCCACACCATGCGGGCTGTCACCGATGCCGAGTTCTTCGTACTGCCTGCCGATGATTTCGCGACCGCGATCAGCACATGGTTCCCGATGGCACTTCACCTGCTGGAGGGCTTGTTCTTCGGTTCGCGTGCGACCAATGCCATCGTCAATGAGCGCGAGCGGCTGCTGGCTCTGGCGTCTCTGTCGGCAGGACTCACACATGAGCTGAACAATCCTGCGGCAGCCGCCGTACGGGCCACCGCGGCTCTGCGGGAGCGAGTGACCGCTATGCGTCACAAGCTCGCCATGATCGCTGACGGCCGCCTGGACGGAAGCGAGCTGCATCGTCTAGTGGAGCTGCAGGACGACGCGGTTCGACAGGCCGCCGCGGCTTCCGGTCTGCCGGCGCTGGCCGCCGCGGACGCGGAGGACACGGTCGGCGACTGGCTAGAGGAGCACGGGGTCACGGAGGCGTGGGAGCTCGCGCCGACGCTGGTCGCCGCGGAAATCAGTGTGCCGTGGCTGACCTCGGTGGCCGACACCATCGGCGAGGACAATCTCGGCTCCACGGTGAGGTGGCTGGCATACACCATCGACGCGGAACTTCTGATGGGTGAGATCGATGACGCCGTGACGCGCATCTCCGGACTGGTCGGCGCCGCACAGCAGTACGCGCAGCTCGACCGGGCGCCGCAACAGACCGTGGATGTGCACACGTTGCTCGATGCCACATTGACGATGCTGCGGGCGAAGATTCCGGCCGGTGTCGAGGTGGTCAAGGACTACGACCGAGAACTACCGCCGATCCTGGCCTTCGGAGCCGAGCTGAATCAGGTGTGGACCAACCTGATCATCAACGCCGTCGACGCCATGCCTGCCGGGGGTACGCTGACGATCCGGACGTGGCGGGAGGATGCCCACCTGCTCGTGGAGGTGGGCGACACCGGCACAGGGATTCCGTCCGACATCAGACCCCGGATCTTCGAGCCCTTCTTCACCACCAAACCGGTCGGTGAGGGCACTGGGCTGGGGCTGGACATCACCTACCGCATCGTGGTCAACAAACATCACGGGGACATCCGGGTCTCCTCACAGCCGGGCGACACTCGCTTTCTGGTCTGTCTGCCCATCGAACCGCAGGACGAGGGGCCCTGA
- a CDS encoding MFS transporter, with protein MYVADSRAARAGSAERAAGPGTAPARRRVAVAPTVLALGTVSLITDVSSEMVTAVLPLYLVAGLGLSPLGFGLLDGVYNGFSALVRLVGGHFADRGGGRHKPVAIIGYGLSALCKPLLLIAHTLTPIGLVLAADRTGKGLRTAPRDALISLSSPPEARGRAFGVHRAMDTAGALLGPLAAFLILRATVDGYDAVFTVSFCVALVGVLVLVLFVPGGAAARRTDRAAQRPRTTLRAALALLRQPGIRRICICALLLGLATVSDSFVYLLLQHRLGVPDRWFALLPIGTAAAFLLLALPLGRLADRVGPWRVFLAGHGALLGAYGLLLSSWHGTALPYVVLVLHGSFYAATDGILMAAASESVPEELRSSGLALVQTGQAVARFVCSLAFGAAWTAWGDRTALLAAAVALAVCSVFSFRLGPTTKVSV; from the coding sequence ATGTACGTAGCGGACAGCCGCGCCGCCCGCGCGGGGTCCGCCGAGCGCGCCGCCGGGCCGGGCACTGCCCCGGCCCGGCGGCGCGTGGCGGTCGCCCCCACGGTGCTGGCGCTCGGCACGGTCAGTCTGATCACCGACGTGTCATCGGAGATGGTGACGGCGGTCCTACCGCTCTACCTCGTGGCGGGGCTCGGCCTGAGCCCGCTCGGCTTCGGGCTCCTGGACGGCGTCTACAACGGCTTCTCGGCCCTGGTGCGGCTGGTCGGCGGCCACTTCGCGGACCGGGGCGGCGGGCGCCACAAGCCCGTCGCGATCATCGGCTACGGCCTCTCGGCGCTGTGCAAACCCCTCCTCCTCATCGCCCACACCCTCACGCCCATAGGCCTCGTCCTCGCGGCCGACCGCACCGGCAAGGGCCTGCGCACCGCGCCGCGCGACGCTCTGATCTCGTTGTCATCACCACCCGAGGCCCGCGGCCGTGCCTTCGGTGTCCACCGCGCGATGGACACCGCGGGCGCCCTGCTCGGTCCGCTCGCGGCCTTCTTGATCCTGCGGGCCACGGTCGACGGCTACGACGCGGTGTTCACGGTGAGCTTCTGCGTCGCGTTGGTCGGCGTGCTGGTGCTGGTCCTCTTCGTGCCGGGCGGTGCCGCCGCACGCCGTACCGACCGGGCGGCCCAACGGCCCCGCACCACGCTCCGAGCCGCCCTCGCCCTCCTGCGGCAGCCCGGCATCCGCCGTATCTGCATCTGCGCCCTGCTGCTCGGCCTTGCGACCGTCAGCGACTCGTTCGTCTACCTGCTGCTCCAGCACCGTCTCGGCGTGCCCGACCGCTGGTTCGCGCTGCTGCCGATCGGGACCGCGGCGGCCTTCCTGCTGCTCGCTCTGCCACTGGGGCGGCTCGCGGATCGGGTGGGCCCCTGGCGGGTGTTCCTCGCCGGCCACGGGGCACTGCTCGGCGCGTACGGACTGCTGCTCTCGTCCTGGCACGGTACGGCGCTCCCGTACGTCGTGCTCGTCCTGCACGGTTCGTTCTACGCGGCCACGGACGGCATTCTGATGGCGGCGGCGTCGGAGAGCGTGCCCGAGGAGCTGCGTTCGTCGGGGCTCGCCCTGGTGCAGACCGGACAGGCCGTCGCCCGGTTCGTCTGCTCGCTGGCCTTCGGCGCCGCGTGGACGGCGTGGGGCGACCGCACGGCGCTGCTGGCGGCCGCGGTGGCGCTCGCCGTGTGCTCCGTCTTCTCGTTCCGTCTCGGCCCGACCACAAAGGTTTCCGTATGA
- a CDS encoding alkaline phosphatase family protein yields MPGRSVFDRSRTALTCALTLTAAAVVGLWTGIGGSSSAQAAAGVPTPDHVIVVVFENHGYSQVIGSSSAPYINSLKSGGANLSASYAETHPSQPNYFALFSGSTQGITDDSCYTPGFSSKPNLASELIAAGKTWASYNETLPSQGSTTCSSGSYARKHNPWFGFSNVPTSSAYTFQQFPTDYTKLPQVSFVVPNLCSDMHDCSVSTGDTWLKNNLGAYATWAKTHNSLLVVTFDEDNRLSGNRIPTVLYGQQVTPGATSSTTYNHYDLLRTLEDMHGLGHAGNAASAKDITGVWVS; encoded by the coding sequence GTGCCTGGCAGATCCGTGTTCGACCGCAGTCGCACCGCCCTCACGTGTGCCCTGACCCTCACCGCTGCCGCCGTCGTCGGCCTGTGGACCGGCATCGGCGGCTCCTCGTCCGCCCAGGCCGCGGCCGGTGTGCCAACTCCCGACCACGTGATCGTCGTGGTCTTCGAGAACCACGGCTACAGCCAGGTCATCGGCTCCTCAAGCGCCCCGTACATCAACTCGCTGAAGAGCGGCGGCGCCAACCTGAGCGCCTCGTACGCCGAGACGCACCCCAGCCAGCCCAACTACTTCGCCCTGTTCTCCGGCTCCACGCAGGGCATCACCGACGACAGCTGCTACACCCCCGGCTTCTCCAGCAAGCCCAACCTCGCATCCGAGCTGATCGCCGCGGGCAAGACCTGGGCGAGCTACAACGAGACGCTTCCCAGCCAGGGTTCGACCACGTGCAGCAGCGGCAGCTACGCCCGCAAGCACAACCCGTGGTTCGGCTTCAGCAACGTCCCCACCTCGTCCGCGTACACCTTCCAGCAGTTCCCCACCGACTACACGAAACTGCCGCAGGTCTCCTTCGTCGTCCCGAACCTGTGCAGCGACATGCACGACTGCTCGGTCTCGACCGGTGACACCTGGCTGAAGAACAACCTCGGCGCCTACGCAACCTGGGCGAAGACCCACAACAGCCTCCTCGTCGTCACCTTCGACGAGGACAACCGGCTCAGCGGCAACCGCATCCCCACAGTGCTCTACGGCCAGCAGGTGACCCCGGGCGCCACGTCCTCCACCACGTACAACCACTACGACCTGCTGCGCACGCTCGAGGACATGCACGGCCTCGGCCATGCGGGCAACGCGGCGTCCGCCAAGGACATCACCGGGGTCTGGGTGTCCTGA
- a CDS encoding TolB-like translocation protein — translation MTNTRTKLLVLVCAVTLLAAVATTSVLHAAARSERRDVARPGGPTVAAGRVTLTDKRRIVFRNMAWGPHRDELTTVPAAAPTGARTASGVKCLRFYAASGTGVCLQAVHGAMQDSYRATILDSRLRERAHYSIPGIPSRARVSPSGRLAAWTVFVGGDSYAGTNFSTRAAILDTRTGKLTPTLEGFAIRKNGHRYRAADVNFWGVTFAADDRHFYATLATKGSTYLVRGDLRTRTLTTLRPNVECPSLSPDGTRIAYKSRDKGLPADAPWRLHVLNLRTLRDHPVAETRSVDDQAVWQDDTTLAYALPGDYGADLYAVAAAGGGAPHRVLTAAVSPAYL, via the coding sequence ATGACGAACACCCGTACCAAGCTGCTCGTCCTCGTCTGTGCGGTCACCCTGCTCGCGGCGGTCGCCACGACCTCCGTGCTGCACGCCGCCGCGCGCTCAGAACGGCGTGACGTGGCTCGTCCGGGCGGCCCGACGGTCGCCGCGGGCCGGGTCACGCTCACCGACAAGCGGCGGATCGTGTTCCGGAACATGGCGTGGGGGCCGCACCGCGACGAGCTGACGACGGTCCCGGCGGCGGCGCCCACGGGTGCGCGCACGGCGTCGGGCGTCAAGTGTCTGCGTTTCTACGCGGCTTCGGGCACCGGAGTCTGCCTCCAAGCCGTGCACGGGGCGATGCAGGACAGCTACCGGGCCACGATCCTGGACTCACGCCTCAGGGAGCGGGCGCATTACTCGATCCCCGGCATTCCGTCCCGCGCCCGGGTCTCCCCCAGCGGGCGGCTGGCGGCCTGGACGGTCTTCGTAGGCGGCGACAGCTACGCCGGCACGAACTTCTCCACTCGTGCGGCAATCCTCGACACCCGCACCGGCAAGCTCACTCCGACGCTGGAGGGCTTCGCGATACGCAAGAACGGTCACCGCTACCGCGCCGCGGACGTCAACTTCTGGGGCGTCACCTTCGCGGCCGACGACCGGCACTTCTACGCGACGCTCGCCACCAAGGGCAGCACGTATCTGGTACGGGGCGACCTTCGCACCCGCACGCTCACCACGCTGCGGCCGAACGTGGAGTGTCCCTCCCTCTCACCCGACGGCACCCGCATCGCCTACAAGAGCCGCGACAAGGGCCTGCCCGCCGACGCCCCGTGGCGACTGCACGTCTTGAACCTGCGCACGCTCAGGGACCATCCTGTGGCCGAAACCCGCAGCGTCGACGACCAGGCCGTCTGGCAGGACGACACCACCCTCGCGTACGCACTCCCGGGCGACTACGGGGCAGACCTCTACGCCGTGGCGGCCGCCGGCGGAGGCGCACCGCACCGCGTCCTGACGGCAGCGGTGTCCCCGGCGTACCTGTGA